TCGGGGGAGCCGGCTCCAACTCTCCGGGCGTGTGTTACGACCGGCACGGCCGGGCGTGAGCGGCACTCAAAAAGCTGGGGTCCGGTAGCCACCCCGGAACCTACAGGGAGCGGCCAAATTACCACGGTAGTTTCACGGCTCGTTATCCTCCCATGCTCCAGCGTCTCATCCAACTACCCGGCCTGGCGCTGATCGGCCTCGTCCGAGGCTATCAGCTGTTTATCTCCCCCCATCTCCCACCCATGTGCCGCTACCAGCCCACGTGCTCGCAGTATGCGATCCTGGCGCTGCGCAACTACGGCGTATTCAAGGGGCTGGTGCTGACGGCGTATCGACTGGGCCGATGTCATCCCTTCGGAGGCCATGGATACGACCCGCCGAAGTGGTTTGGAGAGCCGGACCTCCCGCTTCCGTCGGAGGAAACGGCGGATCATTCCCACACGCACTGACGCCTTCATGAGCCACAGCGAGCACGAACAGTTAGCCCGCGACACGCCTGTACGGGTCGCCATCGTCACCGTCAGCGACACCCGCACGGAAGCCACCGACACCAGCGGCGGGCTGATGAAGACGCTTTTGGCCGGCGCCGGCCACCCGGTCGTCGCCTACCGGATCGTTCCCGACGAGCCGACGCGGATCGGGCCGCTGCTCGACGAACTCGCCGGCCTGGCGGACGTGATCCTGCTCAACGGCGGCACCGGCATCAGCCGGAGGGACACCACGTACGAGGTGGTTTCCGGGAAGCTCGACAAGACACTGCCTGGATTCGGCGAGCTGTTCCGGATGTTATCCTACGACCAGATCGGCTCCGCCGCGATGCTCAGCCGCGCGACCGCCGGCGTGATGGGGCGCACGCTCGTGTTCTCCACCCCGGGGTCCACCAACGCCGTCCGCCTGGCCATGGAAACACTGATCGTCCCCCAACTGGCGCACCTGGTGTGGGAGACGGTGAGACAGTAGGTTGCAGGTTGTCAGGTTGGCAGGATTAAGGGGGGCTGAGCGTTGAGTGGGGCGAACTGGCACTTTGGTAATGAACCCGGGTACAAGCAGGCGCTGTTTTTATTACCATACTCCCACAACCCCATACTCCCACCCTTCGACTCCTCCGGCTCCGCCGGTGTCGCTCAGGGCAGGCACTCCCATACTCCAACACCGCATGTCATCACTTCCGCCCTTCCAGCTCTTTAACACCCTTTCGGGCAAGGTCGAATCCCTTGCCCCGCTCGAACCGAACCACCTGCGGATGTACAATTGCGGCCCGACGGTGTATTCGTACGCGCACATCGGCAATTTCCGCACGTTTCTTACCTCGGACCTGATCGTCCGCGTCGCGCAGGCCATCGCGTGGAAAACGTCGTACGTGAGTAATATCACCGATGTGGGGCACCTGACCGAGGACGACTTCGCGGACGCCAGCGGAGAAGACAAGATGGCCCGCGCGCTCCGCTCCAAGGAAGGCGAACGGTTCGCGAATGTCTGGGACCTGGCCCGGTATTACACGGAGTCGCTCCTCACCGACTGGAGCCTGCTGAACCTCC
This sequence is a window from Rhodothermales bacterium. Protein-coding genes within it:
- a CDS encoding MogA/MoaB family molybdenum cofactor biosynthesis protein, whose protein sequence is MSHSEHEQLARDTPVRVAIVTVSDTRTEATDTSGGLMKTLLAGAGHPVVAYRIVPDEPTRIGPLLDELAGLADVILLNGGTGISRRDTTYEVVSGKLDKTLPGFGELFRMLSYDQIGSAAMLSRATAGVMGRTLVFSTPGSTNAVRLAMETLIVPQLAHLVWETVRQ
- the yidD gene encoding membrane protein insertion efficiency factor YidD, coding for MLQRLIQLPGLALIGLVRGYQLFISPHLPPMCRYQPTCSQYAILALRNYGVFKGLVLTAYRLGRCHPFGGHGYDPPKWFGEPDLPLPSEETADHSHTH